The genomic window CATGCCCACGTTGCCAAGCCAATTACTCGGCCACGCTTTCAGTATCTGAGGCGTCCTGGCTGCTCACCACTCCATTGGCCTGCCTGCGCGCCAATTCCCTTCGGTGGACCCCGGTTGGCTGCAGGCTGAGGTCTATTCCACTGACCACCCCTCTCGGTGCCGCCCACAGTGATCCTGGTGCACGCCTCGTTGCGCCTGCGCAACCTTAAGAACAAGATTGAGAACAAGATCGAGAGCATTGGTCTCAAGCGGACGCCAATGGGCCTGCTACTAGAGGCGCTGGGACAAGAGCAGGAGGCTGGATCCTAGGCCCCTGGGATCTGTACCCAGGACCTGGAGAataccaccccacccccagcccataATTGGGACCCAGAGCCCTTTCCCAGCACTTAAAACAGGAGCCTAGAGCCCCCTGCCCAAACAAAACAGGACATCTGTGACCGCCCTACCCCCACGCCAGCCCCAAACTAAGATATCCCTCATACCCAGCCCCCATTAACTAGGGACAAGAGTCTTCCCCAGCCCTGAACCTAGGACCAAGAGCCACCTACATCCAGCCCCCAAACTGGGGCTTCAGGCCAGAGCATCCATGGCCAATTTCAAATTGTGAACCCAGAGACACTCCCATCCACCCTTCTCCATGCTCATCCCCAAACTGGGGCCTGGGGCAAGGCACTCTCAAATCTTGAACCCTGGACCAAAGCTTTTCCAGACCCCACCCTACCTTCCAACCCTGGTCAAGACATTGCCAAATCTTGAACTCAGAACCCAAGTGTTCCATGCCCCTGTGTGGATGGAGTTGGGTATCCTGACTGTTGGACCCTTGGTCCAGGTGATCCCGACCCTCACCAGTCCCACTTGCCTCCCTCCAGCTCTGCTTAGGGATTTTGCCCCTCACCCCAGTGTTCCACACCATCGACAACCAAGGGGTGAGGTGGGGACAGGCCTCAGCAGGGAATGGGGCGTATATGTTAGTGTTGCTGCAACAATAAAGCCTGTTGCATCTCATGCCAATTTGAGCCTCCTGGGTAAAGTCCTTGTACATTTCAAAGGACAGAAGTGGCCTTCTACTTTTCAATTTTGCTAGACTCTTCCTGAATATGTGGGCTGAAGAGGTGATCTCTGAGGCCCTTCCTTGAACTTATTACCTCTGGATCAGCATTAAAGCACagggaaggccaggtgcggtggctcatgcctgtaattccaacactttgggaggctgagactagaggatcacttgaggctaggagtttgagaccagcctgggcaatatagcaagactctatctctacaaaaaaattaaaatttagctgggcatggtggtgtgcttctgtagtcccagctacttgagaggctgtggcaggaggatggcCAGAGCCtaagaggtagaggctgcagtgagctgcgattgtgccactgtactccaacctgggcaacagtgagaacctgtctcaaaaagctggacatggtagctcacgcctgtaatcccagcactttgggaggctgaggcaggaggactgctcaagCCTAGGAGtccaagactaacctgggcaacatgagaccccatctctacatttttttttttttttttttttgggacggagtcttgctctgtcgcccaggctggagtgcagtggcgcgatctcggctcactgcaagctccgcctgccgggttcacgccattctcctgcctcagcctcccgagtagctgggactacaggcgcctgccaccacgcctggctgattttttgtatttttagtagagacggggtttcaccatgttagccaggatggtctcgatctcctgacctcgtgatccgcccgcctcagcctcccaaagtgctgggattacaggcgtgagccaccgcgcccggcctacatttttttttttttttttttgagacgtcctggctctgtcgccctggctggagtgcagtggtgtgatctcggctcactgcaatctctgcctcccaggttcaagcggttctcctgcctcagcctcccgagtagctgggattacacgcacgtgccaccacgcccagctaatttttttgtatttttagtagagacggggtttcactgtgttagccaggatggtcttgatctcctgacctcgtgatctgcctgccttggcctcccaagtgctaggattacaggtgtgagccactgcgcacccggcctacaatttttttcttttaattagcgggtatggtggtgcacaactgtagtttcagctattcaggtggctgaggtgggaagactgagtccagaaggtcaaagctgcagtgagccgttatCGCGCCActacatttcagcctgggcaacagagtgagacattgtctcaaaaaaataaaaattaaaaaaaaatgtatagggaGGTTAAGGACAGAGTCTTTGTTATCACCATTTATATTACCAAGAGTTATTGTTTGAGGTTGGCTAGAAATCTGAGTGCAGACAGGCAAAGAAGTTGCCCCACATCACAAAGCAAGTTAAAGTCAAAACAGATGACACTATCACAGGCTATTCCCAAGGTAtgttttttcctgtaaaaatatattatctggTCTTGACTAGAGGTGTGGGCCCTCAAGGTGAGGCAGACAGAGCAGCAACACATGGGTTCAGTTTACACATTTATTATACAAATCCCCTTCCAATGTGGGTAATGTCTTGGGTCCAGATCCATtggtataaaaagaaaagtttaacacCAGGAAAAGGGGGTAAGGGAACCCCCAGCTCCGAAAATCACAGACAGGTATCATAGAAAACACAACTTGTGTGGATTTGCTTAAAAAGTGGTGGATtggggttgggtgcagtggctcacggctgtaatcccagcactttgggaggccaaggcgggcagatcacgaggtcaagagttcaagaccagcctggccaatatggtgaaaccttgtctctactaagaatacaaaaattagctgggcgtggtgccatgtgcctgtaatcccagctactcgggagggtgaggcaggagaacccaggaggcggaggttgcagtgagctgagattgcgccactgcactccagcctggcgacagagcaagaccccatctccagaaaaaaaaaaaaaaaaaaaagggtgagggGTGGAAGGAAAGCCAAGGAAGGTGTGAGTGGTGAGTGGCCCGTGGCCTGTAGCCAGACCTCACCTGAGGATTTCACTGGCATCTACTGGGTGCCAGATCTGGTAGATGCCAAGTTCAACCCCCACAGGATCCCAGGACACAGCACACCTGATGGCTCTTCCCTTTACCCCTCCTGTGGGGCCTCCTGACTGGGGGTGGTCAGGGCAGAGGCCATGGGCACAGACGGGGTTGGGCTCCTTCAGGCATCCCACCCAGACTGCAGTCCTTCCAAGTGTGGGCAGAGAGCCCACTGCCCCAACAACTGCCCTGGCAATGCGTGGCAGGGATTTCTGTTCACACCAGAGTCTCCTGGCGGCCCTAAATGGCCCTGAGACCCGATATGGTCCATTTTATGGAGGGGGTTCCTGAATGGAACCTGGTTGGGCATGGGAACAGGAATGAACCCAACCAGATGAGATCACAGTTTCCCTTTTATAAAACGCCTAGTGTTGGAGGAAGACAGTGAATACCTAAGTCACAACTGTAAACATAAATGGAGGAAGGGGCTTGGGGTCCCCATGACATCATCCCCCCTCTTTTAAGCTGGCTGAGGGCCCCCAGTCCCCAGCACAGTGTGAGACAAGAAGCAGAGTGTCAGACACCTTCCTGGGCCTACAGGGAGCCAGGGGCCTTGGAAGATTAGGTTGGCGCACTCCGCTCAGGACTGAGAGCAACCACACCGCAGGGCCCAGCGAGGTCAGCTGTGTGCTCCCCAGATTGGAATCGTGCCCAGGCCAACAAGGGACATATCAGAAGGGGTCAGACCAGTGTCCCCGGGGTCTGGGTGTCAGAACTGGAGGACTGCTCCCCCTCTAGCGTCAGGTCACTTAAACGAGCGCTCAGCTCCGGGGGATACAGGAAGTCCGCGTAGTATCTTTAGAAGGGGTAGCAGGAATCCGGAGGACAGGGCGGGGAAGACAAGAAGAGGGAAAGACAGACaagacacaaaaaaagaaaggaaaagaggctcGTTaaagaggtggaggcaggcacaGGACAGCACTTTCAGGCTCCGGGgcatggagaaaaaaggaagaaaacggCAAGGGGCATGAGATGTCCCTTCCTCCCGGCACCCTGGCTTCAAGGCTCATCTTCAGCCTATAACTTGATAAAGAATTGCTGCTACCAGTGCCCAAGATCCCCTCCACCAGGACCCCATGGACTAATGCAGGTCATGTGCAGTAGAGTGACCCTGTGTCATCGCAGCAGCTAGTTTCCTCGTGGTCCAATTCATTAGCTATCATGACTAGCCACTCCCTGGCCTAGATATCTTCGCCATCTGCCTTAAGAGACCCCTACCCATCAGTAAAAGCACCCCCCATACCTGCCAGAGACAGGGGGCGCCGTGAAACTCCTCGAGTGTGGGAGTGGCGCCTGGCTGGGGGCCCCATACAGCGCCTGGCCCACCTCATAGCAGCGGGCATGAAGGAAGGGTTGGTGTGGCGGGCCCACGGAAGGGAGCACAGGCCGGCGCTGGGGCCCCGCAGCCAGTCCCGAGTTCCGGATGTACCAGTCCCGCAGCCCCTCCAGAGCCAGGTTCTTGTGGCCACTGCGTTCACCAGCCGAGGGGATACGGGTGGGCGGGGGCATCCACAGCAGAGGGTTTGGATGCACCTCAGGGCCCTCGGCAGCCTCTGGGGGCAGGCCACAGGGCTTAGTGCGGGTGGCACGGGTGTGGGGGTCCTTGGTGCGGAGGAGGGGGCTGTTGCTGTCAGCTGCATACACAGGTGGTGGGCCGGGGAGCATGGTGAGGAGCCCATCCCGGCGGGAGAGGGGTCCTGGGACCTCAGCTGCAGGCAGCAGCTCCCCCCAGCCTGCTCCACCGCCACTGCGGGGCAGGCCCCGGTCCAAGGAATAGTCCAAGAGGAAGTCCCCACACACAGGTGGGAGCCGGGGGGCACCTCGGGAGGCAGGGGCAGCTGAGCTAGGCCGGGCGGCCCGGGGAGGGTCTGGGGGGCCTGCTGTGCGGGAGGAGAAGGCAGGGGTTGGTTGGGGGCGCTCATACAGCACCTCACTGCTCTTGCAGACTGGGGGGCCAGAGGCAGAGGGAGCCAGAGGGGCGGGCGGGGAGCCAGCTCCCCCACCAGCGGCCCGGTCCACCAGCAGGGCCTCAGAACTGTTGCTGCGGCGGGTGCGAGCTACGAAGAGGGAGGCGCGATCGGAGGCAGGGTCCGCCCGGGGGAAGCCCATCTGGGAGTCCTGACTGCCGGACCACTGACGAGAATGAAGGCCTTCAGGTCTGGGGTGAGAGGCAAGGGTCACGGAATAGGGTCAGAAAAATCAGGCAGAAGGCGTGCAGTGCCCTCCCTACCCCACCCCTTTCTGAGCCTTCACTTTCACATCTCCAGATGGGCCCAGGGTTGGAAGCTGTGTGTATAAAGGTGGCAAGTAGTGACATGTAAAGGGCAGCTGAGGTTCTATCCTAGGCTAGACGGTCAGGGGTAGAAATGCGTGGGGGAGGCCTGGCACTGTTAGCTCCAAGGGAGGTGTAAATCTGTGTAGGGACTCAGAGGAAAGGCTAGCAGAGTAGATGCCGGGCAGGGGGCTATTCCTAATCCATCTGACCCCTCCCCCTGCTAAGGCCCTTCTCATGGCTCGCACAGCCTCCAGGATTGAGTCCTAGGCCTTAGGGCTCACATGTAAAACCCTGCCTGAATTCTCTATCCGACCATACGTATGAACCACCCAAAGCTACCATCCCAACAGCCACCATTCACAGAATGCAAGCCCCACAAGGATGGGGACTTGGTTTTGTTCAGAGCCTGGGGAAAGTAGGCACTCTGTTTAAGAAGCAGAAGAGGACGGTGGTTAAAAGCATGGACTCTAGAGTAAAACTTACCTGGGCTCAAACTCCAGGACTTCAGTTTActaacaagttatttaacctttctgtgcctcacttgcctcatctataaaatgggaataacaatagcACCCACCTCATAGGGATCTCATtatgattaaatgagttgatgCCATGTAAAACACTAATTCTTAGCAGGTGGCAGGCACTGAGTATATGTTAACCAGAACTTATTATGTCCATGTCGTTCAAAGGcagatattattatttccatttcacaaatgaggagaCTGACTCAGAGAAGGGGAATGGCTTGTCCAAAATGCACAGAAAAGCCCATACTCAAACTTTGATGATTCTGCCCCAAATCCCTACCCCATTATCCACTGAGATGCCTGCTCACCTTTAATGCCCAGCCTCCCATGTCccacagcttttgtttgttttgagacggagtttcgctcttgttgcccaggctggagtgcagtggcacgatgctgatctcagctcactgtaacctctgcctcccgggttcaagcgattctcctgcctcagcctcccaagtagctgggattacaggcatgccccaccatgcccagctaatttttgtacttttagtagagacagtttcaccacgttggtcaggctggtcttgaacccctgacctcaagtaacccgcccgcctcagcctccgaaagtgctgggattacaagcatgagccaccacgcccagccatcccACTTTTTGATAATGCTGTCCTCAAGCTTCCAGTGAGAACTAATGGTTCCCTCCCCTCTGATCCTCCAGCCCACCCTCAGATTCCTCTTACTTGCAGAGCTGGGGGCCAGCGCCCCGGGTGAGGACAGGGGTGGCAGGCACACTTCGCCCCtcaaaactggaagcactcctgGGCAGCGAGCGTGTGGGGCTAGACAGACAGGCAGGCCTAGGTTAGAGACTGTACCCACCAGGAGACCCTCTGCCAGCCCAGGCTTGCTATCCCATTCCCAGCTCCTGCGGAGGGGAGGAGGGGCTCATTCTCACCTGGTGGGGCTGGCCACAGAGTTCCGCCGGCTCTTCAGATCCCCATAAAGATCTGATGGAGGTGGTTTCCATGGGGTTCGCCGCTCAGGGCTCCCCCCAGATACTGCCCGCAGCTGGTCCCAAGCCTTGGGTGGTGAGGGGCGCTCGGCCAGAGAGAAGCAGCCATGGGGCTCCTCTGAGTGGAAGAGAGCAAGTGGGATAGAATTCAATGAGGGGGGCCCAGAGGGGGCAGGACAGGCTGGGGGGCAAGGCCATGGGGAGGggcaaagtgctgggacaggTTAAGCAGGCTGAGGAGGAGCTAAGGCTGACAAGTAGGTTctggggctgtggggctggggtggggtgaggcTAAGAAGATGGGGGACCCACAGGAAGATGGAGCATGGCTAAGGAGAAGCTGAAGCAGCACAGGAGGGGCAGGGCATCAAAGGATGGGCTGATCATGCAGGATGTGGTCGGATGAATAAAGGGAATGGGCTGAAGGGACGTAGGAGTCGGGGGCAGGTTTGGGGGATAGGAGTCCTCACCGTTGTCATGGCTGGCCCCAGACTCTGAGAGGGAGCTGCTCTCTGAGTGCAGAACTACGTCCTCTACAGGTGAGAGGGGGAGAAATGGGCCTCTCACTCCCAGGCCTGGGTGCTACCCCCTTACACCACTGGGTGGGCACCTCTACTTGGGCCACCTTCTGGCCAGTTTCCGCCTCATCCTGTTCCCTTCCCAAGAATCTGCTTTTACCAGAGACCAAGACCACCCCAGCTTGGTTCCTGACTGTCCCGGCAGATATTCATCAGTCCCCCAGTTTGTCCTTTCCGGTAAGCCAGTTTGTCACAACTCTTCTCATGGGTTGGACCACTTGAGTTGTGCCTACCTCCCGGTTTTCACCGGCCAGTCACCCATCCCAGCCCTACCATGTCCATTCACCAGTGTCCACTCTCCCACCCTCACCAGGGGATGCTCACCTTGGCTGAGCTGAGCAAGGCGCATGCCCAGGCAGACTCCCTGGGCAGTGATCACTGACCCCGTGGACAGTGGCAGTGGCTGGGGCAGCGGgagcactgggaggccaaggcgggcccgGACATCCCCGAGCTGCTCCTCTAGCTCGTGCAGCCTCCTCAGTGCGTCTGCCTGGACCTGGCGCCGGCGCCGGCGCTGCTCGGTGCTCAGATCAGGGGCCAGGGCCAGGCGGCGGGCGGCCGCCGCGATCTGCTGCTGCACTGACACCTCGCGCTCCAGGGCCTCAAGAGCCAGCTCCTGTCGGGCCCACCCAAATGTTGGAAATGGCCAGGAACAGGGACCTGGCGGGGCCAAACCCACTAGAGGCTGGCCTGCACTTCCTGCAGCCTTTTCAGACCTATTCACCCCGGGGAGGGGGCGGGTCAGGGCCTCTCTTGGTGAAGGCTGGGTCTGTTCATCTTCCTGAAGGTGGGAGGCCTGTCCTGACAGTTAGGGACCAGCATCCTCCCTCATTGCAGGAACCTACCTCCAGAAGCCCTTTTCCTTCTCATCTTAGCCTCTCCCTCACCTGGCCAcaagccccctccccacacctTCCTCCTGGCTACTCCTCTGTACttgtcccctctccccaccctcttgCTCTCCACACCCATCTGCTCACCTCAGCAGGGCACAAGGAGTGGTGTGCTTGGTTGGGGTGCGGTGGAGGGTAGGCGCGGGCTGTGGGGGGCCGCCGGCGGACCAACTGGGGCCGTTCACCAGGCTCTAGTGGGCACTCAGGGGGCAGCTGGCCAGTCAGCTCCTGGTGGGAGGCAGGGGTCAGAGACTACCAAGGGTTAGTTGAAAGGATGGGGTGAAGCATTAATGATCCCAGAAGCTACAGAAGTCCTACCAGGAGCCTGGCCCTGCTCAGCAACCATGCACAATACTCCCCTCCCTCCTACCAGTATCTCCACCAAGCAGGTGTGCCCAAACCTCAGTGGCCCAAACCCCTGGGGTGATGGGCATGGGAGGCAGGGAGACCTGCTTTGGAATCcagaattgtttcatttttataaaggtGATACCATCGAGATCCTAAGTATTATATAACTCCCTTCAGGGGCTGTGGCTGCATGGTCTGAGCTATAGTATTATTTCCGGCACATTGTGGGCATTCACAGTAAGAGGGGTAAACTGAAACAGATCACCCTGTGCCAGTTCAGGTCAGACTGTGCTGCCAAATTTTGGACAGAACCTGTTTTCTGAGGTTTGTTGGATTTGAAATTGTCAACAGTGGGCCTGtattaccatatttttatttttaggtggagtttcgctcttgttgcccaggctggagtgcaatggcgcaatctcagctcactgcaacctccacctccagggttcaagcgattctcctgcctcagcctcccaagtagctgggatcaccacacccagctaattttgcttttttttttttttgaaacagtcttgctctgtcgcccaggctggagtgcagtggcacaatctcggctcactgcaagctccgcctcttgggttcacgctattctcctgcctcagcctcccgagtagctggaactacagacgcctgccaccatgcctggctaattttttgtatttttagtagagacggggtttcaccatgttagccaggatggtctggatctcctgacatcgtgatccgcccacctcggcctcccaaagtgctgggattacaggcataagccactgtgcccagccta from Nomascus leucogenys isolate Asia chromosome X, Asia_NLE_v1, whole genome shotgun sequence includes these protein-coding regions:
- the CCDC120 gene encoding coiled-coil domain-containing protein 120 isoform X3, with the protein product MRREPRYQGQVGPDIHTDSERTLSSHQPRLLSSNKMEVKGQLISSPTFNAPAALFGEAAPQVKSERLRGLLDRQRTLQEALSLKLQELRKVCLQEAELTGQLPPECPLEPGERPQLVRRRPPTARAYPPPHPNQAHHSLCPAEELALEALEREVSVQQQIAAAARRLALAPDLSTEQRRRRRQVQADALRRLHELEEQLGDVRARLGLPVLPLPQPLPLSTGSVITAQGVCLGMRLAQLSQEDVVLHSESSSLSESGASHDNEEPHGCFSLAERPSPPKAWDQLRAVSGGSPERRTPWKPPPSDLYGDLKSRRNSVASPTSPTRSLPRSASSFEGRSVPATPVLTRGAGPQLCKPEGLHSRQWSGSQDSQMGFPRADPASDRASLFVARTRRSNSSEALLVDRAAGGGAGSPPAPLAPSASGPPVCKSSEVLYERPQPTPAFSSRTAGPPDPPRAARPSSAAPASRGAPRLPPVCGDFLLDYSLDRGLPRSGGGAGWGELLPAAEVPGPLSRRDGLLTMLPGPPPVYAADSNSPLLRTKDPHTRATRTKPCGLPPEAAEGPEVHPNPLLWMPPPTRIPSAGERSGHKNLALEGLRDWYIRNSGLAAGPQRRPVLPSVGPPHQPFLHARCYEVGQALYGAPSQAPLPHSRSFTAPPVSGRYYADFLYPPELSARLSDLTLEGEQSSSSDTQTPGTLV
- the CCDC120 gene encoding coiled-coil domain-containing protein 120 isoform X2, which produces MEVKGQLISSPTFNAPAALFGEAAPQVKSERLRGLLDRQRTLQEALSLKLQELRKVCLQEAELTGQLPPECPLEPGERPQLVRRRPPTARAYPPPHPNQAHHSLCPAEELALEALEREVSVQQQIAAAARRLALAPDLSTEQRRRRRQVQADALRRLHELEEQLGDVRARLGLPVLPLPQPLPLSTGSVITAQGVCLGMRLAQLSQEDVVLHSESSSLSESGASHDNEEPHGCFSLAERPSPPKAWDQLRAVSGGSPERRTPWKPPPSDLYGDLKSRRNSVASPTSPTRSLPRSASSFEGRSVPATPVLTRGAGPQLCKPEGLHSRQWSGSQDSQMGFPRADPASDRASLFVARTRRSNSSEALLVDRAAGGGAGSPPAPLAPSASGPPVCKSSEVLYERPQPTPAFSSRTAGPPDPPRAARPSSAAPASRGAPRLPPVCGDFLLDYSLDRGLPRSGGGAGWGELLPAAEVPGPLSRRDGLLTMLPGPPPVYAADSNSPLLRTKDPHTRATRTKPCGLPPEAAEGPEVHPNPLLWMPPPTRIPSAGERSGHKNLALEGLRDWYIRNSGLAAGPQRRPVLPSVGPPHQPFLHARCYEVGQALYGAPSQAPLPHSRSFTAPPVSGRYYADFLYPPELSARLSDLTLEGEQSSSSDTQTPGTLV
- the CCDC120 gene encoding coiled-coil domain-containing protein 120 isoform X1, giving the protein MGCASLTAPVCHCQTLSSHQPRLLSSNKMEVKGQLISSPTFNAPAALFGEAAPQVKSERLRGLLDRQRTLQEALSLKLQELRKVCLQEAELTGQLPPECPLEPGERPQLVRRRPPTARAYPPPHPNQAHHSLCPAEELALEALEREVSVQQQIAAAARRLALAPDLSTEQRRRRRQVQADALRRLHELEEQLGDVRARLGLPVLPLPQPLPLSTGSVITAQGVCLGMRLAQLSQEDVVLHSESSSLSESGASHDNEEPHGCFSLAERPSPPKAWDQLRAVSGGSPERRTPWKPPPSDLYGDLKSRRNSVASPTSPTRSLPRSASSFEGRSVPATPVLTRGAGPQLCKPEGLHSRQWSGSQDSQMGFPRADPASDRASLFVARTRRSNSSEALLVDRAAGGGAGSPPAPLAPSASGPPVCKSSEVLYERPQPTPAFSSRTAGPPDPPRAARPSSAAPASRGAPRLPPVCGDFLLDYSLDRGLPRSGGGAGWGELLPAAEVPGPLSRRDGLLTMLPGPPPVYAADSNSPLLRTKDPHTRATRTKPCGLPPEAAEGPEVHPNPLLWMPPPTRIPSAGERSGHKNLALEGLRDWYIRNSGLAAGPQRRPVLPSVGPPHQPFLHARCYEVGQALYGAPSQAPLPHSRSFTAPPVSGRYYADFLYPPELSARLSDLTLEGEQSSSSDTQTPGTLV